Proteins encoded in a region of the Anoxybacillus amylolyticus genome:
- a CDS encoding cytochrome-c oxidase: MGVRLIKISAVYFAVGVCLGLYMSIVHSFTLTPVHVHINLLGWTALTLAGIIYHLFPQIAATTWAKAHFWLHNIGLPVMMISLAFVVSGHESWIPITAAGGVLVTLGVLSFAWNVVKNLKS, from the coding sequence ATGGGGGTTCGCTTAATCAAAATTTCTGCCGTTTATTTTGCGGTCGGGGTTTGCTTAGGTCTTTATATGTCGATCGTACACTCATTTACACTCACGCCTGTGCACGTTCATATCAACCTACTTGGCTGGACAGCGCTGACGCTTGCTGGTATTATCTATCATTTATTTCCACAAATAGCGGCGACGACATGGGCAAAAGCACATTTTTGGCTTCATAATATCGGGTTGCCGGTCATGATGATTAGTCTTGCGTTTGTCGTTTCCGGCCACGAATCATGGATTCCGATTACTGCCGCTGGCGGCGTTCTCGTCACGCTTGGCGTGCTTAGCTTTGCGTGGAACGTGGTGAAAAACTTAAAATCATAA
- the speB gene encoding agmatinase, with product MRFDEAYSGNVFIKSHPNFEESEAVIYGMPMDWTVSYRPGSRFGPARIREVSIGLEEYSPYLDRELEEVKYFDAGDIPLPFGNAQRSLDMIEEFVDRILTAGKFPLGLGGEHLVSWPVMKAVYKKYPDLAIIHMDAHTDLREHYEGEPLSHSTPIRKIAELIGPKNVYSFGIRSGMKEEFEWAKQNGMYIAKFEVLEPLKEVLPTLAGRPVYVTIDIDVLDPAHAPGTGTVDAGGITSKELLAAIHEIARSDVHVVGADLVEVAPVYDHSEQTANTASKLVREMLLGWVQKRK from the coding sequence ATGCGATTTGATGAAGCGTATTCTGGCAACGTCTTTATTAAAAGCCATCCAAACTTTGAAGAAAGCGAAGCGGTCATCTACGGGATGCCGATGGACTGGACGGTTAGCTACCGCCCAGGTTCTCGTTTCGGTCCAGCACGCATTCGCGAGGTATCGATCGGTCTCGAAGAGTACAGCCCGTATTTAGACCGCGAACTTGAGGAAGTGAAATATTTTGATGCAGGCGATATCCCGCTTCCGTTCGGCAACGCGCAACGCAGCCTAGACATGATTGAAGAGTTCGTGGACCGCATTTTAACGGCAGGTAAATTTCCGCTTGGTCTTGGCGGCGAGCATTTAGTGTCGTGGCCGGTGATGAAGGCAGTATATAAGAAATATCCCGATTTAGCGATTATTCATATGGATGCGCACACCGATTTGCGCGAGCATTACGAAGGAGAGCCTCTGTCGCACTCGACGCCTATTCGGAAAATTGCGGAGCTTATTGGACCAAAAAACGTATACTCCTTCGGCATTCGTTCAGGAATGAAAGAAGAATTCGAGTGGGCGAAACAAAACGGCATGTATATTGCCAAATTTGAAGTATTAGAGCCGTTAAAAGAAGTGTTGCCAACGCTTGCTGGTCGTCCGGTATATGTCACCATCGACATCGATGTACTAGACCCAGCGCATGCACCAGGCACAGGCACAGTAGATGCGGGAGGTATTACGTCAAAAGAATTGCTCGCGGCAATTCACGAAATTGCTCGTTCTGATGTGCACGTCGTTGGTGCCGACTTGGTTGAAGTCGCGCCTGTATACGACCATTCCGAACAAACAGCCAACACAGCAAGCAAACTCGTGCGCGAAATGCTTCTTGGTTGGGTCCAAAAACGGAAATAA
- the argS gene encoding arginine--tRNA ligase, with protein sequence MNIVEQMKEKLKEEIKQAVFKAGFVAEGELPNIILEVPREKAHGDYSTNMAMQLARVAKKAPRVIAEEIVRHFNQDAVSVKKIDIAGPGFINFYMDNRYLTNLIPTILEAGASYGETNVGNGQKVQVEFVSANPTGSLHLGHARGAAVGDSLCNILEKAGFDVTREYYINDAGNQIANLAKSVEARYFQALGIEKEMPEDGYYGEDIIELGKKLAAEHGDKFVGMEETERLQQFREYGLAYEMEKIKKDLADFRVNFDVWYSETSLYHNGKIEKALQALREKGHIYEQDGATWFRSTTFGDDKDRVLIKQDGSYTYLLPDIAYHQDKLERGFTKLINIWGADHHGYIPRMKAAIAALGYDPDVLEVEIIQLVSLYQNGEKVKMSKRTGKAVTMRDLMEEVGLDATRYFFAMRSSDTHLDFDMDLAVSQSNENPVYYAQYAHARVCSILRQGEEQNLSYEGELQLEYIQSEKEIELLKKLGEFPAAVAEAALKRTPHRVTNYIFELASALHSFYNAEKVIDQENVAKSQARLALVKAVQITLQNALQLIGVSAPEKM encoded by the coding sequence ATGAATATCGTGGAACAAATGAAAGAAAAGCTGAAAGAAGAAATTAAGCAGGCTGTTTTTAAAGCAGGGTTTGTCGCAGAAGGGGAACTACCGAACATCATTTTAGAAGTGCCGCGCGAAAAAGCGCACGGTGACTATTCGACGAATATGGCGATGCAGCTTGCCCGCGTTGCGAAAAAAGCGCCGCGCGTGATTGCCGAAGAAATCGTTCGTCATTTTAACCAAGACGCTGTTTCCGTCAAAAAAATTGACATTGCAGGCCCGGGCTTTATTAACTTTTACATGGACAACCGGTACTTAACGAATTTAATTCCGACCATTTTAGAAGCAGGAGCGTCGTATGGAGAAACAAACGTCGGCAACGGGCAAAAGGTGCAAGTCGAATTTGTGTCTGCCAACCCGACCGGAAGCTTGCATTTAGGCCATGCGCGCGGGGCAGCGGTCGGTGACTCGTTGTGCAATATTCTAGAAAAAGCCGGATTTGACGTGACGCGCGAATATTATATTAACGATGCCGGCAATCAAATTGCCAACTTGGCGAAGTCGGTTGAAGCTCGCTATTTCCAAGCGCTCGGTATCGAGAAAGAGATGCCGGAAGACGGCTATTACGGCGAGGATATTATCGAGTTAGGGAAAAAGCTAGCGGCAGAACATGGCGATAAGTTCGTTGGAATGGAGGAAACGGAGCGGCTGCAACAGTTCCGCGAATACGGGCTCGCCTATGAAATGGAAAAAATTAAAAAAGATTTAGCCGATTTCCGTGTAAACTTTGACGTATGGTATTCCGAAACGTCGCTGTACCATAACGGAAAAATCGAAAAAGCGTTACAAGCATTGCGCGAAAAAGGGCACATTTACGAACAAGACGGGGCGACATGGTTCCGTTCGACGACGTTTGGCGACGATAAAGATCGCGTGTTGATTAAACAAGACGGCTCGTATACGTATTTGTTGCCGGATATTGCGTATCATCAAGACAAGCTTGAGCGCGGATTTACAAAGCTGATTAACATTTGGGGCGCGGACCACCATGGCTACATTCCGCGCATGAAAGCAGCGATTGCGGCGCTCGGTTATGATCCAGACGTTCTAGAAGTAGAAATTATTCAGCTTGTCAGCTTGTATCAAAACGGGGAAAAAGTCAAAATGAGCAAACGGACCGGTAAAGCGGTCACGATGCGCGATTTGATGGAAGAAGTCGGATTAGACGCCACTCGCTATTTCTTTGCGATGCGTTCAAGCGATACGCATTTAGATTTTGATATGGATTTAGCCGTTTCGCAATCGAACGAAAACCCAGTGTATTATGCGCAATATGCACATGCGCGCGTGTGCAGCATTCTTCGCCAAGGAGAGGAGCAAAATCTATCTTATGAAGGCGAATTGCAGCTAGAGTATATCCAGTCGGAAAAAGAAATCGAGCTGTTGAAAAAACTTGGCGAATTTCCAGCTGCGGTAGCGGAAGCTGCGCTTAAGCGCACCCCGCATCGCGTGACAAACTATATTTTTGAGCTGGCGTCAGCGTTGCATAGCTTCTACAATGCGGAGAAAGTCATCGACCAAGAAAACGTGGCAAAAAGCCAAGCACGCCTAGCGTTAGTGAAAGCCGTGCAAATCACGCTGCAAAACGCTCTGCAATTAATCGGCGTGTCGGCACCGGAAAAAATGTGA
- a CDS encoding YwiB family protein yields MEKTNGTPILLKQVTEIRDGLRKEIVVVEANGLYYIKGDTVYLTFNEQYEGRTVKNVLKIHEDEVVVLRSGAVQMRHTFRKHKETVGTYENEMARWLLKTKTDEVRYQYNEKAKKGHLFFSYLLQLADRDAGRYKVTILFREERR; encoded by the coding sequence ATGGAGAAAACGAACGGAACGCCGATTTTGCTGAAGCAAGTCACGGAAATTCGCGACGGTTTGCGAAAAGAAATTGTTGTCGTTGAAGCAAATGGTTTATACTACATAAAAGGGGATACGGTCTATTTAACATTTAACGAGCAATATGAAGGTCGAACGGTAAAAAATGTGTTAAAAATTCACGAAGACGAAGTTGTTGTCCTTCGTTCTGGCGCGGTGCAAATGCGCCATACGTTCCGAAAGCATAAAGAAACGGTCGGGACGTATGAAAACGAAATGGCGCGATGGTTGTTGAAAACAAAAACAGATGAAGTGCGGTACCAATACAATGAAAAAGCGAAAAAAGGCCATCTATTTTTTTCTTACCTATTGCAGCTAGCAGATCGGGATGCTGGCCGGTATAAAGTAACGATTTTATTTAGGGAGGAACGAAGATGA